In Bacillus pumilus, the sequence CTTATGGGCGCGATGTAGATTTTATGATTGAGGCGAAGCTAAAGGATCAAGCCCTGCTCCGCCTTGTCGAAGAGCTGTCTGCGATTAGAGGGAATCGGCGAACGGGCGGAGGAACCATCGAGTGGAAATCATAGAGAAAGGTTTATCCCTGTGCAAACAGGGGTAACAAAGCTATTGTGAGAAAGTAATTAACAGGAGGATATGAAGATGTCTCAAATCTATTCAATCCGAATCGCTGCGAAAGCATTGAATTTACATAAGCTTATGTCTCTATATGAAAAGTGCCATCAGGCTCAGCATCGTTTATATGTGTATTCTAAAAAGACAATGTGCAACATTAAAAACATCGTAGAGCTTGAAACCTTCAGGCTCACTCATTTAGAATCAGACTACTTAATTGTTGTAGAAGGAAAACAGGCACAAGACCTCCTTCAACCATTTGAAAAAGAGAAGGTTTCATGAAAATGAGCAGCCTAGTCAGATTGTTGACAAATGGCTAAAATGATCTTTATTTTAGCCATTTGTCTTCTTTTCAGCGTGATAGAAAACCTTTGAAGTCTAGGAAGGACGAGCACTGGCACGCAGGACTGACAAAGAATGCGAGGGTTTGTCTACACGCTGAGCCCTTTTTCAAAAGGGCTACTGGATCGTTTATCACTGATGCTTCCTTCAAAGTAAAATATAAAGTGCGCTATAGTGAGAGTCTTCAAAAAAATAGCTTAAAAAATCCAAATGATATGAGAGCAAAACAAATAGTCAACGTCGCAGATATATTTTTTTTGCTTAGAGAACTGCCTATTACGTTTACTCCAGTGTTTATGCCAAACAAAATAATACCAATATAAAAAAACACTGGATTGATTCCAGCTGGAATCATCAAAATAAATAAACCAATAAGAGTCACGTAGTGAACGCTTTTCATCATGACTGTTTTTGCCGTTTCACTCAAACAACCCTCTCCTTTTGAATCTAATTGCCTTAAAGTATAACAAAATTCCATTTAAATGGTGAATGAAATATCGATTAAAAAATCCTTAATATTCCTTTTGTATCTTACGTCAAAAATGAGTCCAACTCAATAGCTGGACTCATTAAGGACTTCCTTCTTAATGACCAAACTGCGCTTCATGCAGTCTGCTGTATACGCCGCCCATTTGGATTAAGTCTTGGTGGCGGCCTTGTTCTTGGATGCCTTCCTCCGTCACGACGATGATACGGTCTGCGTGTTTAATCGTCGCAAGCCGGTGAGCGATGACAAGTGTTGTCCGGCCGGCAGCCAGTTCGCTCAGAGCATCCTGTATCGCTTTTTCTGTTTCTGTATCAAGTGCTGACGTCGCTTCATCTAAAATAAGAATGGAAGGATTTTTTAGGAACATCCGTGCAATCGACAAGCGCTGCTTTTGACCGCCTGACAGTTTGACGCCACGTTCGCCAATGACGGTATTTAACCCTTCTGGGAAACGCTGAACGAGTTCCTCTAAATGTGCACGTCGTACGGCCTCCCAAATCTCTGCATCACTCGCTTCTAGATTGCCGTACGCAATGTTTTCACGAATGGTGCCTGAGAATAAAAAGACATCCTGCTGCACAATGCCGATCTGCTGTCTTAAAGAAGACAAGGTCATGGATTTTGTGCTCACTCCATCAATCGTGATCTCAC encodes:
- a CDS encoding general stress protein; protein product: MSQIYSIRIAAKALNLHKLMSLYEKCHQAQHRLYVYSKKTMCNIKNIVELETFRLTHLESDYLIVVEGKQAQDLLQPFEKEKVS